TCGATTGACTCATCATCTATCCCGTAGAACGCCAAGTTATTTCGCCTTGCTCTGTCTTCTGCCTCATCTGTGCGCGCAGTTATTTTTTCAATGTGATGCGCGTTTGCCTCTGCAAGCTCATGCACACTCTTTATATCAGCTTTGATTGCCGTCAAGGATTGGCACTCCCCTTCAATTTTCTTATGTCTCTCTTTTATGTCATTGAGGGTTTTATCTTTACAGCCTGTTTTTTCTCGAATACTTTTTATTTCGTTGAGTAGTACTGACTGGCCACTTTTTAGTTCACGCAAAGCTGCCAACACATCAGAGTGTTCATCACTGGCAGAGGCATGAGTGGCAGGTCCTGGGTTTAGCTCAACATCGGCACACTGTATCAAGAGAGAATGAGTAATATTCACACAATGCAAAGAACAGCAAATGCTGCGTGTGGGCCCGGCAGCACTAAAAGACCACGGTAACTTGTGGGTTTGGTAAACAAGGAAAAACGATTTGTTATCTGCTAAAGAATAATGGTGTGCGGTGAGTTGGTGTCATAGTGACTGTGCCACTGAGTCCACTGAAAGCAACGATGATGTTACGGTGCTTCTTATGGgtgcacgccccgccgcggtggtctagtggctaaggtactcggctgctgacccgcacgtcgcgggttcgtatcccggctgcggcgctgcatttccgatggaggcggcaatgttgtaggcccgtgtgctcagatttgagtgcacgttaaagaaccccaaggggtcgaaatttccggagccctccactacggcgtctctcataatcatatggtggttttgggacgttaaaccccacatatcaatcaaatcaatcttatGGGTGCTGTCACGTGCGGAAAAGTTGAGGGTGTGTGGTTCCCGACGGAGCATGCCATTGGCGAGGGCGGCTGCACAAGCGAGGCAGCAAGAGCCCGACACTGTCGTTGATGCTCGGGATCAGACGCAGTGCTGAGGCCTTCAAACGTCTTCCACGTCAGTTGGCCATTCTTCACATTTTGCGCTGTGCTGGCCTCAAGCTTAACGTGTCGATCTAAATCTTTGGGCACCATCACATCAAACTACTTGGCCACTTTGTTGACGCTACTGGTGTACGACCAAACCCTGACAAAGTCCACGCTGTACGTAAGTTCCTGGTCCCATGTACCACGCAAGAAGTCTGCAGCTTTCTGGGGCTCTGCTCATATTTCTGCCCTTTGTCATGAACTTCATGGAAATTGCTCAGCTCCCCACGGATCTCATCAGTAAGAACGTGGCTTTTTTCTGGCGTGAAGACCAAGAACATTCTTTTGCGTCGCTGATATTTAcgctcacatcaccacctgtgttggcttaTTTTGACCCAACCACTCGAACGGAGCTTTGCACTgacgcaagtggccatggcatGGGGGCAATACTCGCGCGAATGCAGAACGGTGCAAATCGTGTCATAGCATACACTAGCCACCTACTTTTCCAGTCGGAAAGGAACTTTTTCATTACTGAGCGGGAGCACCTAGTTCTCGTCTGGGATATCGCCAAATTCCGTCTGTATCTTTATGGACGCCCcttcgcagtcatcacagaccacaATGCGCTCTGATGGCTGTCAACACTTAAGaatcctacaggaagactcgggtGGTGTTCATTGCGTTTGCAGGAGTACACATTCTTAGTAGTGTACAACTCTGGCGAGCTTCACAGCGAGGCCGACTGCTTATCTTGACAGCCTGTTGATCCACCCAACTCTTTTGAGTTGGAAGCCGATGACAACATCCTAGCCCTAACACATTTTCTGCACATTTTCTGATGAATCTCTACGTTGTCGACGAACAACGTAAAGATTCATCGCTGCTATCTATGATCGACCGCCTTCAATCCGGCCATAAAGGCCCTTCACTGAGTTGGTTTTTGCTTCAATACAAGGTTTTGTACTACCGCAACCTACAGCCTGATGGCGCAGAAATTTTGCTTGTCATTCCACGTCGTCTGCACAAAGAatcttgcaagaacttcacaacACCCCAACTTCTGGACATTTAGGTGTCTCCAGAACCTATAACCGCGTCTGGCGACAGTTATTCTGGAAGAACCTTTATCGTTCTGTTCGCCGCTATGTTACAGTGTGTGACCTGTGCCAGCTCTAGAAAAAGCCTACCTCTCTCTCTGCCGGTCACCTTCAACCTACTGAAGTCTCAGCCGAGCCATTTCATCGGGTAGGGTTGTGTTTGTTAGGTTCCTTTCCAACATCGGCAAGGGGAAACAAATGAAACGCAGTAAATACTGTGTGGTGGTCGTGGGCTCTCACAGACAAGTTCaccaaaaagaaaacatttatgCACGACACGATTATAATCACAAATACACACACTTTCAATAAATTGCCAAAGAATACAACATGGTAACGTTCCCTGACCCCCGTTTCTTGTGGTTTCGTAGCCTATACACGCCCTGACTCGTTCGGTACTATTGTTCGTAGACGACACTTACGGCGCCGATGACCGCATAGTCGACGCTCACTTGAAGCAGGAGAGAGGCTCGCTGACTCATCCAGCTTAGGAATGCTCCGAAGCATGATGAATCCGCGTAGCGCCGAGATCACGCCGCTGTTGGTGTTGCCAGATCGTGAACCTACACAGGTAGCCAAGGCCACGCCCTCAGCATGCGGTTCTGCCAAACCCCAGCAGACTTAGCTCCGTGGACTGATTTTGTTGCTGGTTAGTCTCGGACACCATCTGGCTCACAATCAGCAGCCCGTTCTGGCCCGCTTACACGTTCATCATAGAAACGGGCCGCAAGGCCCATCTGGAAGCCATATTTTCGCCGCAGGAAATGCCAGGCTCATTTTGGCTGGTCCGATGGCTTCATTGTGGCAACGCGCGCTCTGCCAGCGACGTTCCAAGACCCAAGTGATTCATGCTCACCTTTAGTGCGCTATTACCTCAGACTAATTATGCCACTCTGTCTGCAATGATTCGAGCACTGCCGACCAGCTTCGCAACGGATGTCGCAGATTTACTTCTCTACGTCAtccttcagcatggcgctccttctcACTTACGGACCGTGACCGCTACTTCCTGTCTCATGTGGTTGACGACCTGTTTAGATCTTGTGCTAAGCAGCACAACTTTATGACTTCTTACTATGCTCAGactaacggacttactgaacgccCCAACCGCACACTGACAAACATGCTTGCAATGTACATTTCTGACGACCACACCGATTGGGACACTgcccttccgttcgtaaccttcacCTACAACTCGTCCCGTCTTGAAGTTGCCGGCTATGCATCATTTTATCTACTCTTTGCCGTGATCCCTTACTACCTTTCGATACCCTACTTGTGCATGACCCTCTGTCTACCACACCACTTAGGACGCTCAAGATGCCATCTCCCATTTTCTCATCGCACGTACAGTAGCCAATGCCAGGTTCTCATCGTCCCACAGTGCTCAAAAGTCACTCTATGACGGCCAACATAGGGATGTTGATTTTCCTCCGGGCTCTTTTGTGCTACTGTGACTCTCATCTTGCCGTGTCGGCCTCCACGAGAAACTCATATCTCGATATGTTGGGCCTTGCCAAGTTTTGCGCCCGGTAACACTCGTCACCTATGAAATTTTCCTGACTACGAACTCGACTGTTACATTCAGAAGTGATATTGTGCATGTTTCTTGCCTGAATCTATCACAATGACATGTCCTTCTAACAACAGCAGGCATGGGGACAGTGCTTTGCTGCCAGGGGTAATGTCGCGGGCAtggaaaggtacctcaggcacgggcGCCGAAATGGCACAGAAGGAATGAAGACGCAATGTTGTTGTGGAGCTGTGTCTGGGCTTCCttgttgtcctgcatccttgcgcGTTATGTGCAGCATCAACCTAACCAGTGGCCACTTATTAAAAACTCTCCGTTACAATATTCATCTGTCAATTATCACTGCGAATGAGGCCACAGCAGTGGTGCCTCTGGAAACCCTGTTGTAATACCTGCAAAATACATCTGAACCTTTTGTTTGCTTGCTAGATTGCAAGGTACAGGTGCTTAGTAGATTTTTTTGATACCTAGACTCCTTCGTACGCGTAGTATTAGTTTCTGATGTGTTCTGCTTGCTCATTAAATTTCAGTGAAACTGCTTGTCCTGTGTTCTTTTTTCGTATCTATCCACTGTTTTTGCACTGGTTCAAGAATGCATAGTTTCAAACTCGTCCACGCTTCCAGCCTATTATGAAGTATCACTTGGTAACATCAGTGCGGCTGTTCTAGGAAGCTCTTGACTGCATTCTGATAATGTTCAGCTATGGGCATTAGTGGGGCTAAAACTGAAAACTGAAATCACATATGAAGCGCTACAATCTCATGTTTACTGGGATGTCTGTGGGTATATCAttgataaagatgagaaagagggcaGGAGCCAAAACGCTACCCAGGGGGACTCCAGAGGTGACATGAGGAAGTTTAGAACTGGTGCGGTAAAATTGTACAAATTGCGTTCGGTTCGAGAGGTAGTCTCCTATTCATCTATTTACGGTAAGGGAGATGGGCCTAAAGTTAGACTTCATTTCCTGACTTGTGAACTGGGATAATTTTTGAGATCTTCCAATCATTTAGTAGTGCACGAGTTGTTAAAGATTTTTGATAGATGATTGTTAAATAATGGGATATTTGCTTGGCATATTTCTTAAGAAATCGTTTGGTATTTTATCTGGTCTAGGTCTTTTTACTGTGTATTTTCAAAAGTAGGTGAAACACACCACTTCTGGTAATGTTCAGAGGTGCTAGAGCTATGCTGGAAGAAGGTTCAAGGTGTGGTAGGTGACCATCACCCGCTATAAAAACGGAAGGAAAGTGTTCATTCAGTACATCTGCTCTGTTTTCGTCTTCCCGTGCTGGCTCAGCACTAAGGTTGACTTTTGGCAAAAGGTAATTCCGGCATTTCTGCAGAAATGACTTCAGGAAGTTACCGGGGGTGATACGGAAGTAATTGTTTTTAGCTGCTTTTACCTTTGCTTTCATGGTTTTTATGGCTAGTGTGAGCCTATTTTTGCAAATTCGCTGAGAATTGTTTTCAAGTGTTTTCTTAGCCGgttcacctttcttttttcgtTGATGGTTTCACATGTAATCTAAGGATTACGTCCATTTTCTTCTTTGTACGAACAGGGACATATGTATGAATGCAGTGGAGTACAATTGATTTGAATTTTCGCCAGATAATCTCTATGTTATGGTCGGGAGCGTCGGTGAGCTGTTTGAGGGAACTCAGTTCGTAAAGAAGATAGTCGAGTATGCTGTTATAGTCTGCCTTGCTAAAATCAGAGTAAGTGGTTATTTCTTTTTGCGGTAAACTCCGATGGTGTGCATTATATTAATGGTTGTAATTTATACTTGACCTATTTAGACATATTTACTAGACTGGAGATAAAAAGAGGGGGAAATCAGAACATTAGTAAACAAAATGTTTTGTGGAAAAGCTACAattaaaaaaaggcagatcccaggGACCATGGGAATTAATGTCATGCACGACATAGGGAGAGACAGTGACtgtggcagaatttttttttgctgaacaGAACATTATGAAATTATACTTAACATTATGTACAAATGTTATAGGCCCAGACATGTATGGTAATGTTGCATATGTTTTATGTAAGCAGTTGTTTATATTTACGTAACGATGCCAAGAGCAGCATAGATATTACCATCACCAGAAGTGGTCGGATAAAATATAGCGCTTGTGCTTGGGAGGATGGTAACGCTGGACAATGCTGCATAAATAAATTTAGTGGTGGTGCTTAATTACAATAGACGCTAACCTGACATGATGCCTGTGTTATtggagtatatatgtaatgtttatgaaatagAAGTGCAGCACTGCAACAACAATTTTGTTTCACCAACATTACCTATGCATAGGGTCTTTTTTCAGCGGAGTTTTAAGACCTGCTGTGGCTCTGTGGCAAAATACTGGATTGCTCTGCAGAATACTTGGGtttgatttctgctgggaccataacgtatttattctttgcactcaTTAAATCAACACTGCCGATGTCAGTCTTTCTTAACACCCTTAATTTAAAttagcaatgtttatttttttgcgtTCCTCAGTAAATGTGTACTGTGGGGCATACCTGCATATTGTGGCCCTTGGTatacaggtatgtgccacacgtgtctggagAAATGGGTTTGACATCGTATGTGGCGGTATTTTTACATTACTCATATTATGAGCAGATAGTCATAAATCGTCAAACCCTCtttcttaccctcccataccaaCATTAGTCTACTGCAATTAAGGATAGAATCACAAGAGCTACCagacataggtggctagatagatagatgcatagatTGAAATGCTTAAAGCGTCTGCAGTACACACAAAAAAGTGCCTTGAATTTAAAACATGGGAGGGCATTTGGTACGAAAGGTTTTTTTAGTGTTAGAAGTTCGGATCACCAGAGGCACTGAAAGCGCAAGATCTGTCGAGTAATTTCCTTTAAGGTTTATTAACTGTTGTTTCTTCTGACTTTCGCAGGTTATTGAGGGGCTACAATCTATTTTACCCTGCTACCAAAAGCTGTTCTGTGATGCCTTGAGGAACAGCACATCACTGACTGTGCTATGGCTAAACAAGTTCAAGCTGACAGGGCCTGTGGTGCGAAGCATCATTGCTGCGATAAGGGGTGCCAAGCAACTAAAGGAGCTCTCGTGGGCCTGGTGTATGTTTAGCTCTGGCCACGTTCGTGCCGCTGAGGATGCTCTTTCAAAGTACATTGTCAAGACTGACTCACTTCACACCCTCAATGTGGCACATGCACCACTGTTTCGCAACTCACTCACTCTCATCGAGTCACTGAGGAAGAACACAAGCATCGTCAAGCTCCTGGTTGGCTGCTCAGTCTTAAATCGGGGTCAAGCTTCTGAATTTCGGAAATTTCTCGCTGCCAACAGGACACTAAAACATTTGGTCATCTACAATGATTACGTCAAGGGTGTGCTCCATGTGGGGGAAGTATTTGAGGCGCTCATGGAGAACACGACTCTGGAGGTACTCACGCTTGTGGACTTTGAACTGGACCCTATTGTTGCACTGCAGTTTGCCAGGGTGTTGAGCATTAACACCACCCTTCACGTGGCTGGCTTCCCTGGCTGCACATGGGACTACCAGCCCTTGCCAGAGGCAAACGACGCTTACAGAAAGCGTGTTATGTATGTCCTGGAAGGCGAGCATGAGAAGGACTGGCGGGTTTTGCCTCTAGTCAAGGCACTGAGGAACACCAAGTCACTGCGGAAGCTTGTTCTCACTGGATGCTTCACCAATAGCGAGATTCGACAGCTGCTGGAAGCAGCTGCTGCATGCTCATCCCTGCAAGAGCTGACCTTTCACTCAATCAAGATGCTGTCTGTAAAGACATTTTACGAACTGGTGCAGGAGACAGGTGTTAGCAGTAAGGTCCGAGTGGGAACGTGTCATTTACAGCCGGCAGCGTTTGTGTCTGGCCTGCAATCTGGCTGTGACCTCCTGAAAATTGGTCATCACAAGTTCTTCCACCTGAACACGTCGTCCTTTCGTGAAATTGGAACTGCCCTACTGCTGCATGACCATGTCACTTCACTCGAGCTACGGCTCGACACCTGGGACGATGACTTTCTTGAGGAAGACGCATCCACGATTGCCAGCTATCTGTCGAAGACCACTGCTCTGAAGGAGATCTACATGAAATTCAGCAACTTCAGCCAGGATGCGCACCTAATCATTAACGGACTTTCCAAGAACAAGACAATAGAAAAACTTGGAATTGAGGACTGGCTTGTGCGTAGCAAGGACGTAAAAAAATTGTGCACTTGGTTGGTAGACAGCAATAGAGTGTACCATCTTGTTTACCTCTGTGCTCAATATGAAGCACTCAAAGTGCTCCTTGAAGAATTGGCTGATCTGCTCGAAAATAGCTACACCCTTACATATATCCGTGTAGTGGAGTATCCCTCAAACTTTCAGAACTGGCAGGTCGTGAAGCAGTTCCAGCGACGAAACCTTTCGCTCGTTCAGTGTGCTGCCCACTTCGTGTTGGGCTTAACATTAAAGCGGGCAGCAGCTGCGTATGAATTTGTGTCGTGGCACCCTCAGCTTTCATACAAAGTTCAACAGCTGGCATCGCTGAGCCCTGCAGAAGTGAGCCAGAAAATGCTAGAGTGCAATCGTCTTGTGCAGATGCAGTTCTGGAAGCTTGCAGGCATCATCAAAGACGAGCTTGTCTGTAATGAAAGAACTGACGGTCGGAAGCAAATTGACAGTCTGGTGCTCGATGCCTGGTTGCAAGTTCGAAAGTTCTTATTTATCAGTGATGTCTTGGATGAGACAGGAGAGAAGAGGAGGCCTTCCCGCAAACGTAAAAGGAGATAATGCTGGCACCGTGGCTGGGAGAACATGTTGTGATGGGTGATGTTTTATTTGAACTGACTTTGGTGGTGTCCGTTACTGCATAAAGCTCACCCACACAATGTTGTGGCTGTATAGAATTTGCAGTTAAACCTGGCTATAACGAACCTTCATGCAATGAATTCCTTGATATGACAAAGTTTTTCTATTTCTCGTCgttactccatagaagcacatgtatttgcgatctctatgtaacaaagtaacagcggaagacaaccttgatataacgaatttctGCGGTGAAGGCGAGAATAAAGTTGACGCTCGTATACATTCTGGCAAACCGCCTACAATAAATGGGAAGACAGCGCTATCAAGTAGTTCGTGCTATCAAAGTGCTACAGAAATGCTGTGCACATGCCTGTGTCGCCGCCCCCGAAAGACTTGTCGCCCCGTTTGCAACGATCGCTGAAAGCATCGAAGTCAGTGCAGATATGCTGTGAAAAATAGATGATGATGGTATAAATAGTTCATGTGCGCACTATATAACAAAAATCGCAACTTGGTAAGCCTTTCTTGCAGCTCAAAGAGCCACTGTCGGAGCACTTGGGTGCCTATGTCGCACACATCTCTTGATCGGCCACACAATATAAGTTTAGCTTGCACTCACTCTGTCATATCTTAGGCTACTCGTAGTGAATGCCACCATTACTGATTATGACAGCAATTTGATATAAAAAGCATGGATACCTGTAGCAGCGCCTCGATATACTTGCAAACGAATATTGTGGTAGCAAGCAATTCCGTTCACTTAAGGAGCAAGAGGCCACGCTATTATTAGAAGAGGACGATGCTGATGACAGAGTATTCCCTCTAAATCTGCTGCATGCCCTTCATACAAGGAGCCCTCCTCcagctggcgtttttttttccctcactTCAGCGCAATGCATGCCATACATGCCTGTGGAGCGGAGAAGTGTTGACAACATACACACTGTCATATCTCAAGACACGCACAAGCAAAGGGATAGTGAGTAGTGAATTTCGAAAGCGAATTCAAAACAAATGTAATAGTAGTACAACAAAATTGAAGGCTTAAACGAATTTAATACTCTTCTTATAGTTTTCAAATAGTAAGGAAACCTTTTTAAAAATAATCCTAGAACTTCACAACGTTTTATTTGAAATAAGTATTCACGAACTGTCACCAAATATTACTACAATTAAGAAAATTGTGATAAGCTTGTATACAGTAGCGATTAGAGTCTTCAAAATATTTTTCAACCGCATGTCGAAATACCACAGACACTACAGTACTCAAGTTGAAACTCTGTTGCCAACTTTTAAATAAAATTGCAGCATAAATTCAAAATAATTTTGAAGCGAACATCATGCATGCAGCTAAAAATTTATTAGAACAGGCAAAATCATCACAACATATACCCTGACGCAGAGAGCATGTAAAAATCAAGTGTTGAAAGCTGTATCTGTAAGAATAATTTATGTTAACAAAAGACTTGCAtctgtttttatttttgaagCTGAATGTAGCCTTAGTCCCTAACTTCAACGATCAAGACAGGAAATGACTGATGTCATGCATCTCCACCatagtaaaaacagagcaaaagtGCAGTTTGCAGCAAAAATGCTGTATCTGGTAACGGTTATACAGTTAAACCTTGATATAAGGAAATTCATAAATTCCAAAAAAATTTGTTATAGAGAGGATTTTGTTACATGCACATTCACTAGAAAAATTCggaaaataaatgaacaaatataaCAAAAGgtggactgaaggcagagctaaacCAAAACATTTATCTAGTGGTAAAGAACTGCGTCTTATTGCtatagcaattgtatggacactctcggtgAGTTTTCGGCATCGCTGCCATGTTCCCTAACAAGTCTAAATCGATAACAAGCCCCCGCGCACTGTAAGATTTATGAGCAGGTAAAAGGGCGCGAGctctgctgaagcagagatcaaatgagccaGCCTATTTTTATCACCTGGATAACATCCCCGGAGTGTTAGAACTGTCCTCAAATGCTCCAACAGAGAGgaaaccacccgtcttgaacgagcataaaAAAACGCGAAGGTGGGAGGATCGCCTGAGTAGCAACAGCGAACTTGGATGTTAAGGGCAATCGTGATCGATTCTTCGGTGGTGACGACATGGCAGTTcacaataaaaattaaaaaaaagtgctaaaggaaaaaaaaaaaagcaaatgtgaATGCGTTGGGGGTCACACCATGTGCGCGCAGTGAAACCATGCACGTGCGCACGGCatcgaaaacgaagagcgaatGACATGGACACAGACACGGATACCACGGAAAACTATTCTTTCGGGTGGTACTGCCAATGAAAAagcactttttgtttgtttgtttggaggGGGGATGAGGAAACACATCTGCGTAGGCTCCCGCAACGGCGAGAACAGCGGCAACGCTGGCTCGTCTGCTTTCCTTGCGCCCACTCGTGCGCATTAACAAGCGCTCGCTCTCGCCTAGTGCACCATGCCGTTGCCGCCGCTTCGTGCTTCGTCGACCGCTAGGCACCcccggaagatgcatgctcgtaccaaaatgccTAAACCTGGGTGAAATTTCCTAGATTGTCTGTGGGGAAAATTCATTATATTAAGGTTGCTCCCTCTGTTACTTTTGGCTGtcaaggttgtctcccactgttacGTAGAGGTTGCAAATACAATCGCTTCTATGGAGCAATGGCGTGGAATAGAAAAAATTCGTTATGTAAAGGAAGTCGTTAtgtggaggttcgttataagcaggtttaactgtagcaTCAGTAGTGTTGCAAATACTTGGGCTTCACTTATAGTAGTAATTCAGGGattaaaagaagaaaataaacctTTAGCTGATTCCATCTTTTGCTGCTTCAGGGTTGTCCCATAGGGGCCGATTATTTAAAAAATATTCGGTATTTGATATACGTACCGTTCAATTCGACTAGCGAATGCTATTTGATTCGttattcaaatatttgcacattcTATGAATGTTGTCGCCACCAATAACCCACCATCTTTTTGTGTAAATGTGATAGGGCATGTGTAATCAcgagggctcttttttttttttctgtgctgtaTCTCGCCCCTTATTGAACACGCCCTTGCACATGCCTCAAGGTGTACAAACGGAAAGAAGAAAATGTACCTGGCTACAAGTGATGCCAATTTGTGACATGAAATGGGAATACAAACAGAAGCGTATTCGGTGAAAATTGCTTTGAATCTTGTCATCCTTTTGCAAAAGGGGTCAGTTTTTAGCAcatattttttactcttagctTTCATTAGTAAACTAAGCATAAGCCTGTTCATGAGCACTTACTTGTTTATTATTGCAATATTTGTACAATAATTAATATTAACACAAGGTCAGATAGCACAATCAACTCGGCTTTGATAGAAATGAAATAATGACGTATTCGGTTAGGTGTTTTCAAGCGCTTTGGAgagctctgaaaagtggctgtgTTTTCGGTTGGTAGAAGTTGAGTGACCTTCGGTTGGTTCTTTCAGAACCTCACACAGAGCCTTTGACACagagcgctcccaaccgctctgaCTTCGAAGTGAGAGCGAGGCACGATCTGACCAGGAGGACGGATCACGTGACGCAAGCCGGCCACTCACGTGGCTGCCGGCAGGCAAACCAGGTGAGGAATGTGAGCGTGCATTTCGGAAGGGGGCATCGCCTCACTAGCTCGCTGGATTCTGTGCCTACCTGTTGTGCCCCCGTGATCTCcaatgacagcgcagctctggccaaccGGCTTGCCCTTCGCCATCTCCTGACGttgtgaagctctcgctgagtggtgccccgtactCTGACTCCTTTGACCGAGTCTATTTTtctctatcttctctttacttctgtatgtgggtgTCCTCATCTCTATCCCTTCTGTGCTGTGCTGCTTTGCATGCCTTTTTGTAGTTTTTCTTATTTTGTCTGCCTCGCTGCGCTTTCTCCTGCACACTGAATTTCTGAGTGTCGTACATGTTCACAGCAAGGGGTGCGGTGCCTCAGGGACCGCACCCGCCGAAGTACGGCCAAATGAACGTCTGAATCTTCTGGCTGTAGATACCCGTA
The nucleotide sequence above comes from Rhipicephalus microplus isolate Deutch F79 chromosome 2, USDA_Rmic, whole genome shotgun sequence. Encoded proteins:
- the LOC119170863 gene encoding uncharacterized protein LOC119170863; the protein is MEASSEWTSIPAYAAHLSLLQPNLPARDVLIKELRSLRSPFTSTRMQLPLRCNICRNVPSSTCPVVSEMLPMINEWLLSLAVEIHEIGPGCLALTALDNINMPPVTTRTVNHAAVLLHCLLTKHRCVQVIEGLQSILPCYQKLFCDALRNSTSLTVLWLNKFKLTGPVVRSIIAAIRGAKQLKELSWAWCMFSSGHVRAAEDALSKYIVKTDSLHTLNVAHAPLFRNSLTLIESLRKNTSIVKLLVGCSVLNRGQASEFRKFLAANRTLKHLVIYNDYVKGVLHVGEVFEALMENTTLEVLTLVDFELDPIVALQFARVLSINTTLHVAGFPGCTWDYQPLPEANDAYRKRVMYVLEGEHEKDWRVLPLVKALRNTKSLRKLVLTGCFTNSEIRQLLEAAAACSSLQELTFHSIKMLSVKTFYELVQETGVSSKVRVGTCHLQPAAFVSGLQSGCDLLKIGHHKFFHLNTSSFREIGTALLLHDHVTSLELRLDTWDDDFLEEDASTIASYLSKTTALKEIYMKFSNFSQDAHLIINGLSKNKTIEKLGIEDWLVRSKDVKKLCTWLVDSNRVYHLVYLCAQYEALKVLLEELADLLENSYTLTYIRVVEYPSNFQNWQVVKQFQRRNLSLVQCAAHFVLGLTLKRAAAAYEFVSWHPQLSYKVQQLASLSPAEVSQKMLECNRLVQMQFWKLAGIIKDELVCNERTDGRKQIDSLVLDAWLQVRKFLFISDVLDETGEKRRPSRKRKRR